TCTCCCGCAAATGAAAGGAGGCGTTACAATTATTTAGATAGGCATAAAAAAATTTAGTTCATTTTTTATGCCTAAATTCGTGTTGTCCCCCCGTAAAAATTTGCATCAGCTGTTTCTGGCTAGAATGACGCAAAAGAATTGTCACTTCGACTCGGAGATCTCTGGCCGGAGGCCTCTGATAGGCAGGAGGAGAAATCTTTAGGATCTCTTATTACATTCGAGACAAGGATTTCTCCTTTCACCCCAAGGGCGCTTGTCACTTTGTTCGGGCGCACTCAAAATAACAGGTCAGCCCAATTCCCTAACCGCACATTGCCGGAATTAAATAAGATTCTTTAAATTCTATTGCCATTTGCTATTTAATCTGGCTATACTAAAGTGATGTTAGCAGGAATAATATGGAGTTGCTTTAAACAGGAAAGAGGTTAAACTTATAAAAGCGCCTGAAATATTCCGGGATTTAATTTTTTAAATTTTAAATGCAGCCATTGCCATGAAAACAGATAAAGGTTTTACCCTTGCCTTTTACAGAAGGTCAAGAGGCGCCCATGTCACCCTTTTTCTCATCAGGCAGTAAGGATAATAAATCAAGGGAGCTTCGTGAAATATACTGAACTGCTAAATAATCTCCTCAATTTCATCCTCGACAAATATGAGGGGGTCTCTGACATTAATTTTTCACCGGGAAAACTGCCGCAGGTTGAAATTAACGGCCAACTCGTTAACGTCCCGCTCTCTACCTTCAAGAACATGCTTCTTCCCTACCAGACAGAGTTGATTGCTCTAAGTATGCTCGACAATGACGAAATATTGATGAAAACACTGCTTGTAGAGGGCTCAGTGGATCTCTCTTACGCACTTCCTACAAGAGGCCGGTTCAGAGTCAACATTTTTACCCAGCGCGGGAGCTACTCCATCGTCCTCAGAGTCATTCCCACAAGCATCCCTTCTGTAGAAGAGCTGAAGCTTCCACAAACACTGAAGGATATATGCAAAGAGAAAAACGGCCTCGTCCTGGTAACCGGCCCGACAGGAAGCGGCAAATCGACAACGATGGCTTCCCTCATCGATATGATTAATGCCCATTACTCCTATCACATCATTACTATTGAAGACCCCATAGAATTTCTCCACCGTCACAAAAAATCGACCATTAACCAGCGTGAACTCGGTTCCGATACGTCGACTTTCAAATCGGCGCTGAGAGCAGCTCTCAGGCAAGCGCCAAAAGTCATCCTTGTCGGTGAAATGAGAGACAGAGAAACCATCGAGATTGCCCTTGAAGCGGGTGAAACGGGACACCTCGTCATATCCACGCTGCATACCATCGATGCGCCCAAAACAATCGACAGGATAATCGGGGTTTTCCCTAAAAACGAAGAAGCAGCCATCAGAAGACGCCTTGCCTCAGCCATTAAATGGGTTGTATCGCAAAGGCTCGTTCCCGAAGAAGGGGGCGGCAGGATTGCCTGCGTGGAAATTTTGAGAACAAGCGAAAGAACAAGGGATTATATCATTCATGGTGAAAAAGCCGGAAAATCACTCCATGACGTTATGAAAGACGGACATACAACGCTGGGCACTCAGACCTTTGACATGGTACTGAAGGATTATGTGGAAAAGGGAATTGTATCCCTCGAAACGGGCCTCCTTTATGCAACAAATGCCAACGATCTCAAAGTTCAGCTTGGAGAGAAAGCAAATCAACCGCAACCCGGCATCGGTGGTGACGAAGAAAGTGAAGGCGGCGGCGGACTTGACCTGGAGCTGGACGTTAAGGAACTCATCTAAATGAAGATTACATGCCAGAATGAAGAGTGCGGGACTATAATCAGTATACCCGATGAGAAGGTTCCCGCCAAACCCGTAAGAATTGCCTGCCCCAAGTGCAAAAGTCCTAATATTGTAACGCCTCCAAAAGCTCCGGCAGATGAAGCGGCTCCAAAAGCAGCGCCTCCCCGGGAAGGCGACCTTGAGCAGACTATTATGAACAAGGTGGAAGAGAGGATTTCCTCGCTTAGAAATGAACTCCTGGGACAACTTCAGCACCCGACGCCGGCAACGGGATCATTTACCCCTAACGAAACAGGAGCGATACCGTTTGCCGGGGGGACACTGTCTAAAAAGGCCCTTATTTGTGATGACGACAAGATGGCCTGTCAAATTATCAATGACAGCGTAAGCACTTTGGGTTACGAAGTGGACGAAGTAGAGACTATCGAAGGGGCTTTAAAAATTCTTGACCATTCTGAACTGGATTACAGCCTTATACTTATTGATAAGGTCTTTCCCGATGATGCAGAAGGTGGCTACAAGATACTGTCCAAAATAGCTACCATGCAGATTGATGCAAGAAGAAAGATTTTCGTCGTTTTTATCAGCGGTGAAATAAAGTCGGGCGATCCCAGCGCTGCCTTCCTTTCAGGCGCAAATATTATAGTAAATAAACAGGATATCGGGCAGCTTTCGACTATTATTGAAAACGAAATGGCCGACTATGACAAGCTTTACAAGATTTTCAGGAAATGCCTGGAAACATTCAAATCTGTCAGAAGGGACTGATATCAGTCCCTTTCCTCATTACAGATAACTTAACCAGTCCTTATATTTTTCCTCTTCACCCTTAACCGTCCTGAAATATACCTCCTGAACTTTTTTTGTAATATCTCCCGGTAATCCAGTACCTATGGCCCTGTCATCTACTTCCCTGATGGGCGTTATTTCAGCCGCTGTCCCCGTAAAAAAAGCCTCTTCAGCCGTATAAAGTTCATCTCTCGTAAAACGTTCTTCCTTAACCGTAATCCCTTCATCCTGGAGAATCTTCATCACCGTATCTCTCGTAATTCCCGAAAGAACCGTCGTACAGGGTGTGGTTTTGACAACACCCCCTTTAGCAATGAAAATATTTTCTCC
The window above is part of the Deltaproteobacteria bacterium genome. Proteins encoded here:
- a CDS encoding PilT/PilU family type 4a pilus ATPase, yielding MKYTELLNNLLNFILDKYEGVSDINFSPGKLPQVEINGQLVNVPLSTFKNMLLPYQTELIALSMLDNDEILMKTLLVEGSVDLSYALPTRGRFRVNIFTQRGSYSIVLRVIPTSIPSVEELKLPQTLKDICKEKNGLVLVTGPTGSGKSTTMASLIDMINAHYSYHIITIEDPIEFLHRHKKSTINQRELGSDTSTFKSALRAALRQAPKVILVGEMRDRETIEIALEAGETGHLVISTLHTIDAPKTIDRIIGVFPKNEEAAIRRRLASAIKWVVSQRLVPEEGGGRIACVEILRTSERTRDYIIHGEKAGKSLHDVMKDGHTTLGTQTFDMVLKDYVEKGIVSLETGLLYATNANDLKVQLGEKANQPQPGIGGDEESEGGGGLDLELDVKELI
- a CDS encoding response regulator; protein product: MKITCQNEECGTIISIPDEKVPAKPVRIACPKCKSPNIVTPPKAPADEAAPKAAPPREGDLEQTIMNKVEERISSLRNELLGQLQHPTPATGSFTPNETGAIPFAGGTLSKKALICDDDKMACQIINDSVSTLGYEVDEVETIEGALKILDHSELDYSLILIDKVFPDDAEGGYKILSKIATMQIDARRKIFVVFISGEIKSGDPSAAFLSGANIIVNKQDIGQLSTIIENEMADYDKLYKIFRKCLETFKSVRRD